A DNA window from Sphingomonas profundi contains the following coding sequences:
- a CDS encoding SDR family NAD(P)-dependent oxidoreductase gives MGLLEGKRAVVIGAAEPGNMGQAIARRYRDEGAQVTVASRRAEKSAAFAAEIGGHSTACDLTRKADVHALADFAIEKMGGIDIAVNSTGLALGAPFLEFGEANLDTLIALQFKGSFFFLQAMVQAMLGRGGSIIQISSAVAQPSTTVDGGYDAYMGTKAGIDHVVRAVANQFGREGIRVNTIAAGHTDTPMHHDNFGGGDIPAWMKQVFAEATPLGRYGTSEDIAEAAVWLARDQCFMTGQALQVNGGLTLRRNPLKHDLERAERDWQAAQA, from the coding sequence ATGGGTCTGCTTGAAGGCAAGAGGGCGGTCGTGATCGGCGCGGCGGAGCCCGGCAACATGGGGCAGGCGATCGCTCGCCGCTATCGCGACGAAGGCGCCCAGGTGACGGTGGCGAGCCGCCGGGCGGAGAAGTCCGCCGCCTTCGCCGCCGAGATCGGCGGCCACAGCACCGCCTGCGACCTGACGCGCAAGGCGGACGTCCACGCCCTGGCCGACTTCGCGATCGAGAAGATGGGCGGCATCGACATCGCGGTGAACTCCACCGGCCTCGCCTTGGGCGCGCCGTTCCTCGAGTTCGGCGAAGCCAATCTCGACACGCTGATCGCGTTGCAGTTCAAGGGTTCCTTCTTCTTCCTGCAGGCGATGGTGCAGGCCATGCTGGGGCGCGGCGGATCGATCATCCAGATCAGCTCGGCGGTGGCGCAGCCGTCGACCACGGTGGATGGTGGCTACGATGCCTATATGGGCACCAAGGCCGGCATCGACCATGTCGTCCGCGCCGTCGCCAACCAGTTCGGGCGCGAGGGCATCCGCGTCAACACGATCGCCGCCGGGCACACCGATACGCCGATGCACCACGACAATTTCGGCGGCGGCGACATTCCCGCGTGGATGAAGCAGGTGTTCGCCGAAGCCACCCCGCTCGGCCGCTACGGCACGTCGGAGGACATCGCCGAGGCGGCCGTGTGGCTGGCGCGCGACCAATGCTTCATGACCGGCCAGGCGTTGCAGGTGAATGGCGGCCTCACCCTGCGCCGCAATCCGCTGAAGCATGATCTGGAGCGCGCCGAGCGCGACTGGCAGGCGGCGCAGGCCTGA
- a CDS encoding SDR family NAD(P)-dependent oxidoreductase — protein MATILITGAARGLGYELARQLAGRGHRVLATCRDPRRADTLRAAADASGGTLTVHAMDVGSTESVKACRAEIGDMPVDILVNNAGVWGGLPGQVLGSMDYDNWAHELNIMLMGPFRVVESFLPNILASGAGRIVSITSQTAAHSYDHVVGYAYASAKAGTNRVMTALAQELGCKGVTVVLLHPGWIRTEMAGAVADLEPDEAAAMNIAVIEGLTPADNGKFLKWTGDEHAW, from the coding sequence ATGGCGACCATCCTGATCACCGGCGCCGCGCGCGGGCTAGGCTACGAACTCGCGCGGCAGTTGGCCGGACGCGGGCATCGCGTGCTGGCGACGTGCCGCGATCCGCGCAGGGCCGACACGCTGCGCGCCGCCGCCGACGCATCCGGCGGCACGCTGACGGTCCATGCCATGGACGTTGGCAGCACGGAGTCGGTCAAGGCGTGCCGGGCCGAGATCGGCGACATGCCGGTCGACATCCTCGTCAACAATGCCGGCGTGTGGGGCGGGCTGCCGGGGCAGGTGCTCGGCAGCATGGACTATGACAATTGGGCGCATGAGCTGAACATCATGCTGATGGGGCCGTTCCGCGTGGTGGAGAGCTTCCTGCCCAACATCCTCGCCTCCGGTGCCGGCAGGATCGTGTCGATCACCAGCCAGACGGCGGCCCACTCCTACGATCATGTCGTCGGCTACGCCTATGCCAGCGCCAAGGCGGGCACCAACCGCGTGATGACGGCGCTGGCGCAGGAACTCGGCTGCAAGGGCGTCACCGTCGTGCTGCTGCATCCCGGCTGGATCCGTACCGAGATGGCGGGCGCCGTCGCGGATCTGGAGCCGGACGAGGCGGCGGCGATGAACATCGCCGTAATCGAGGGACTGACGCCGGCCGACAACGGCAAGTTCCTGAAATGGACCGGCGACGAACACGCCTGGTAG
- a CDS encoding autotransporter outer membrane beta-barrel domain-containing protein, which translates to MTSNSTSVVVQAGASLTAGAGDAAAFTATTSGAPFGSIVGLRVDGTVDGAGANGVLETNDPADGFSFPSIGLNIVVGADGRITGATPLRLRLAPENMFGEVFATLDNAGSIQSSTGGAAIVAEGQSRTRVSINNRQTGTIGAIQATIGSFVNNGTIAGGGMSAATIGGENSGTIRNAGDAATLALRNGSFVLNSGTIANAGPGAAIDSTVNLSLENRAGGLIASGGSLAVRGGSLTLVNRGTIDGSVVATGAAGSEVDTIGGLIDGDVRLGDGDDRLAVSLDLATGRIREITGAIDVGGGSNRAEFALATGGAIDGLAAAARFSKVQYTLSNDAALTLASAPGYVIALAGSGSLTTSGTIAVNGPLVTFPDRYSGSSRISVTNLGDIVSTLADPTTYALAPPQLFSFVNRGTITAIGGGAVDASRTVSDDGGGLVNEGTITASGTAVYISGQPLTNSGTIRSTGGTAAVIELGGGQVRSISSTNSGTIEGAARGVMTGAITLVNTGTIGATAGIGVDPGFSSTIDNRAGGLIRGTIAAIGFGSSFFSREAIIVNAGRIEGAVDLSHPGAFDTSSDVYADTGGTLAGDLRLGGGDDLLLTDYGRLVDGRFTGISGIVDGGEGLDKVRLRVTGDLTAAIVPVAGFEGIGYELANGAALRLTSARPLTTTLDLTGRGSVDLGADIATINDPVVSTAASTLDQLLAVGVGNADVSALSIVNRGTLSYTLISPSSGFSGVLVTANSTFENAGTLNVTSAPGVSGRAIGLFGSDFPFSGTRTIVNSGTINLDGSIGISGNGNTGIINRGRIVQAPGGSAASIGVSVNGDLTNSGTIETGGWAVSATSFASITNSGRIASTGDAAIRGIFADLAVANLAGGTISGGAGVAIRNDGRTIVTNAGTIEGDVLLGRSFSFGNGSVYVAEGGRLNGNLLFSPGNDTLLVRNCTTGVSGTIDAGDGIDRYGTSFSASGSITIGGPLPATFEEEAVEAIGRDTIVTINGPAAGAANGLVLYGDGMFVNRADVLGSQDSLYSVSFGEDLRGSFVGDSAAASFTNQATLRTGVTGFARSFVNDGTIGSASRTNSVLLFGTAEEAFTFSNTGSILGTGDSSNGFYAAVALSQGLPNEGSAAPVSIANQGQISGGLAASLQSSSVSFVNGGTISRGGFAATSVSIGNFTDTGNTLVAANSGMIEATGTGGAALLVAANALDESTSTISITNSGTVIARRDGLADAGLPRFSAGLVAVADSGSVVSVVNAAGGRIAAPGVASVALVVPGGTLDLVNAGTITGGAGTAVEPDTLALLGNGGLVADGFIAGAIQTGEGGDRIRNSGTITGSIDLGAGDDVIENSGLIDGMVYLRSGNDRFVQSAGAIVTGVIDGGDGIDALAIDATGGGTVAAMRYVNFESVTQSGSGSVAYSGAFAVDTIGLAGGTATIAAGETVSTAGPITFTGSGGGESIDNAGTIAGGVALGGGDDSVVNRGTIRGAVMLGASADTFVEGAGSTAAAGVDGGDGIDTYIAALAGDRTGLGARSGFERLGVTGAGTLTLRLDQAWDMISLAGTGLALDPSGFAVARIAGGDGGESVAVRGDTAAVALGGGNDDLALSGDRLSGSYDGGAGSDRLTLTAPGTVTLAGTASGFETIALAGGRLDVAGTLGAAADRTTFGDAGDALTLLAGGRLLGAVSLGGGADMFRLAAGAALDGTVSGGDGSDRAVLELTADLAIDGDRLGQFEVLEATDSGALRIARGTARFDTVLLGDNALTVDAGATLVAGSTSFGAGANRLTLAGTFAGAVDLGAGDDVLRLTGSPAISGSIDAGAGSDRFEVAVSGTEAAPTALGTTRFVNFEALAHQSGVASFAGNLDFATAAISGGRLIGLAGSRLTAPTITVASGATFGSAGAVIGNIVVAGTLSPGASPGTMAVTGNVALAAGSTTLLELSPSLSDQLVVSGAVTIASGASLSLVGTRPLTPGISLDLIVATGGISGTFGTISQAASVGGFLSQSANRLQLLGTFRTDAGFSPQVNATIGYVNGVLVSGQGGSALVAAVPQLLAAGGASNPDAFRRLSPEAYAAASQLGAENGLTIIEAARAQSRTTATSAGLFTFGQALTNHRTIPGDRLQGTASARMQTYGGMGGIGIGAERGWIGAFVGYLDGRQRLRAIDARTDADGVIAGVQGEVSLDALTLGALVAYDGGKATTRRALPGSASAAGRYDLHSWIGDVTARYTAMLGGWAVQPRVGVSYVRSTRGRVAESGTGPFLLDVARDRAERWFVNGDIAVIGGREAGARVHPYVSLGVRRAIDGRGSLATAALRGASTGFTVPGAARDRTVATAGGGIGVDLTGQLSLFGTYAGEFGDGPRHNGLIGLRFRM; encoded by the coding sequence GTGACGTCCAACAGCACGTCCGTCGTCGTTCAGGCCGGCGCATCGCTGACGGCGGGCGCGGGCGACGCGGCGGCCTTCACCGCCACCACTTCCGGCGCGCCGTTCGGCAGCATCGTGGGCCTCAGGGTGGACGGCACGGTCGACGGCGCCGGCGCCAACGGCGTGCTGGAGACGAACGACCCGGCCGACGGCTTCTCCTTCCCGTCGATCGGCCTGAACATCGTCGTCGGGGCCGACGGGCGCATCACCGGCGCCACGCCCCTGCGGTTGCGGCTGGCGCCGGAGAACATGTTCGGCGAGGTGTTCGCCACGCTGGACAATGCCGGCAGCATCCAGTCCTCCACCGGCGGCGCGGCGATCGTCGCAGAGGGCCAGAGCCGTACCAGGGTCTCGATCAACAATCGGCAGACCGGCACGATCGGTGCGATCCAGGCGACCATCGGCAGCTTCGTGAACAACGGCACGATCGCCGGCGGCGGCATGAGCGCCGCGACCATCGGCGGCGAGAATAGCGGCACGATCCGCAATGCCGGCGATGCGGCGACGCTCGCGCTGCGGAACGGCTCGTTCGTGCTCAACTCCGGCACGATCGCGAATGCCGGTCCGGGCGCCGCCATCGATTCGACGGTTAACCTGTCGCTCGAAAATCGCGCTGGCGGCCTCATCGCGAGCGGCGGATCGCTCGCCGTGCGCGGCGGATCGCTGACGCTGGTGAACCGCGGAACGATCGACGGATCGGTCGTCGCCACCGGAGCTGCGGGATCGGAGGTCGACACGATCGGCGGCCTCATCGATGGCGACGTGCGGCTGGGCGACGGTGACGATCGCCTCGCTGTCTCGCTCGATCTGGCGACCGGCCGCATCCGTGAGATCACCGGCGCCATCGACGTCGGCGGCGGCAGCAACCGGGCCGAGTTCGCTCTCGCGACGGGCGGGGCGATTGACGGCCTCGCTGCAGCGGCACGCTTCAGCAAGGTGCAATATACCCTGTCGAACGATGCCGCGCTCACGCTGGCGTCCGCGCCGGGCTATGTGATCGCGCTCGCCGGCAGCGGCAGCCTCACGACGAGCGGCACGATCGCCGTCAACGGCCCGCTCGTCACCTTTCCGGATCGGTACAGCGGATCCTCGCGGATCAGCGTGACCAACCTCGGCGACATCGTCTCCACGCTGGCCGATCCCACCACCTACGCGCTGGCGCCGCCGCAGCTATTCTCCTTCGTGAACCGGGGCACCATCACCGCCATCGGCGGGGGCGCGGTGGATGCGTCGCGAACCGTCTCGGACGATGGGGGCGGTCTCGTCAACGAAGGCACGATCACCGCCAGCGGCACGGCGGTGTACATATCCGGCCAGCCGCTGACCAATTCGGGCACGATCCGCTCGACCGGGGGAACCGCCGCCGTCATCGAACTGGGTGGCGGGCAGGTCCGCAGCATAAGCTCGACGAACAGCGGCACGATCGAAGGCGCCGCGCGGGGCGTGATGACGGGCGCGATCACGCTCGTGAATACCGGCACGATCGGCGCCACGGCGGGCATCGGCGTCGATCCGGGTTTCTCCTCGACGATCGACAACCGGGCCGGCGGCCTGATCCGCGGCACGATCGCGGCGATCGGCTTCGGTAGCAGCTTCTTCAGCAGAGAGGCGATCATCGTCAACGCCGGCCGGATCGAGGGTGCCGTCGATCTCTCCCATCCAGGCGCTTTCGACACGTCGTCCGACGTCTATGCGGATACGGGCGGCACGCTCGCCGGCGACCTGCGCCTGGGCGGCGGCGACGATCTGCTGCTGACGGACTATGGCCGGCTGGTCGACGGCCGCTTCACCGGCATCAGCGGGATCGTCGACGGCGGCGAAGGGCTGGACAAGGTGCGCCTGCGCGTCACCGGAGACCTGACGGCGGCGATCGTGCCGGTGGCCGGGTTCGAGGGCATCGGCTACGAGCTGGCGAACGGCGCGGCGCTTCGGCTCACCTCGGCCCGGCCGCTCACCACCACGCTGGACCTGACCGGCCGCGGCAGCGTCGATCTCGGCGCGGATATCGCGACGATCAACGATCCGGTCGTCTCGACCGCCGCCTCGACGCTCGATCAGTTGCTCGCCGTCGGCGTCGGTAATGCGGACGTGTCGGCCCTGTCGATCGTGAACCGGGGCACGCTCTCCTATACGCTGATCTCCCCGTCGAGCGGCTTCTCCGGCGTGCTCGTCACCGCGAACTCGACGTTCGAGAATGCCGGGACGCTCAACGTCACGAGCGCGCCTGGCGTGAGCGGACGCGCGATCGGCCTCTTCGGTTCGGATTTCCCCTTCAGCGGCACCCGCACGATCGTCAATTCCGGCACGATCAATCTGGATGGATCGATCGGCATCAGCGGCAATGGCAACACCGGCATCATCAATCGCGGCAGGATCGTGCAGGCGCCCGGCGGCAGCGCCGCGTCGATCGGCGTCTCCGTGAACGGGGATCTGACGAACAGCGGCACGATCGAGACGGGCGGATGGGCGGTGTCGGCGACCAGCTTCGCCAGCATCACCAACAGCGGCCGCATCGCCAGCACCGGGGATGCGGCGATCCGCGGCATCTTCGCCGATCTCGCCGTCGCCAATCTCGCCGGTGGCACGATCAGCGGCGGCGCGGGCGTGGCGATTCGGAACGACGGCCGTACCATCGTCACGAACGCCGGCACGATCGAGGGCGACGTCCTGCTCGGCCGCAGCTTCTCGTTCGGCAACGGCTCGGTCTATGTCGCGGAAGGCGGACGCCTGAACGGCAACCTGCTGTTCAGCCCCGGCAACGACACGCTGCTGGTGCGCAACTGCACGACCGGGGTGAGCGGCACGATCGACGCCGGCGACGGCATCGATCGCTACGGCACCAGCTTTTCCGCCAGCGGCAGCATCACCATCGGCGGGCCACTGCCGGCGACCTTCGAGGAGGAGGCGGTGGAGGCGATCGGGCGCGACACGATCGTGACGATAAACGGCCCGGCCGCCGGCGCCGCCAACGGCCTGGTGCTCTACGGCGACGGCATGTTCGTCAATCGCGCCGACGTGCTCGGCAGCCAGGATTCCCTCTACAGTGTCAGCTTCGGCGAGGATCTGAGAGGAAGCTTCGTGGGCGACAGTGCGGCCGCGAGCTTCACCAACCAGGCGACGCTCCGCACGGGCGTGACCGGCTTTGCCCGCAGCTTCGTCAACGATGGCACGATCGGCTCTGCCTCCCGCACGAACAGCGTGCTGCTGTTCGGCACGGCCGAGGAGGCGTTCACCTTTTCAAACACCGGCTCCATCCTTGGCACCGGCGACTCTTCCAACGGTTTCTATGCGGCGGTCGCTCTCTCTCAGGGCCTGCCGAACGAAGGCAGCGCCGCGCCCGTCTCCATCGCCAACCAAGGGCAGATCAGCGGCGGCCTGGCCGCCTCGCTGCAATCCTCGTCCGTCTCGTTCGTCAACGGCGGCACGATAAGCCGCGGCGGCTTCGCTGCGACAAGCGTCAGCATCGGCAACTTCACGGACACGGGCAACACGCTCGTCGCCGCGAACAGCGGCATGATCGAGGCGACCGGCACCGGCGGTGCGGCGCTGCTGGTCGCCGCGAACGCGCTGGACGAATCGACCTCGACCATCAGCATCACGAACAGCGGCACCGTCATCGCGCGGCGCGACGGCCTGGCCGACGCCGGCCTGCCCCGCTTCTCCGCCGGGCTGGTCGCCGTGGCCGATAGCGGCAGCGTCGTCTCGGTCGTGAACGCGGCGGGCGGCAGGATCGCCGCGCCCGGCGTCGCCTCGGTCGCTCTGGTCGTGCCCGGCGGCACGCTCGACCTCGTCAATGCCGGCACCATCACCGGCGGCGCCGGCACCGCGGTGGAGCCCGACACGCTCGCCTTGCTGGGTAATGGCGGCCTGGTGGCGGACGGCTTCATCGCCGGTGCGATCCAGACGGGCGAAGGCGGCGACCGGATCCGCAACAGCGGCACGATCACCGGCTCGATCGATCTGGGTGCGGGCGACGACGTGATCGAGAATAGCGGCCTGATCGACGGCATGGTCTATCTGCGCAGCGGCAACGATCGCTTCGTCCAGAGCGCCGGCGCGATCGTGACGGGCGTGATCGACGGCGGCGACGGCATCGACGCCTTGGCCATCGATGCCACCGGAGGCGGCACCGTAGCAGCGATGCGCTACGTCAATTTCGAGAGCGTCACGCAGAGCGGCAGCGGCAGCGTCGCCTATTCCGGCGCATTCGCGGTCGATACGATCGGGCTGGCCGGCGGCACCGCCACCATCGCGGCCGGCGAGACCGTGTCGACGGCGGGGCCGATCACCTTCACGGGCAGCGGCGGCGGCGAGTCGATCGACAATGCCGGCACCATCGCCGGCGGCGTTGCGCTGGGCGGCGGCGACGATTCCGTCGTCAATCGCGGCACGATCCGCGGCGCGGTGATGCTCGGCGCCAGTGCCGACACGTTCGTCGAGGGGGCGGGCAGCACCGCCGCCGCGGGCGTGGACGGCGGGGACGGGATCGACACCTATATCGCGGCCCTCGCCGGCGATCGGACGGGCCTTGGCGCGCGGTCCGGGTTCGAGCGGCTCGGCGTGACCGGCGCGGGCACGCTGACGCTGCGGCTCGATCAGGCGTGGGACATGATCAGCCTGGCCGGCACCGGCCTCGCGCTGGACCCCTCGGGCTTCGCGGTCGCCCGCATCGCCGGCGGCGATGGCGGCGAGAGCGTGGCGGTGCGCGGCGACACCGCCGCCGTGGCGCTCGGCGGCGGCAATGACGATCTCGCCCTGTCCGGCGATCGCCTCAGCGGCAGCTACGATGGCGGCGCCGGCAGCGATCGCCTGACGCTGACCGCCCCCGGCACGGTGACGCTGGCCGGCACCGCCAGCGGCTTCGAGACGATCGCCCTCGCCGGCGGACGGCTCGATGTCGCCGGCACGCTGGGCGCCGCCGCCGACCGGACGACCTTCGGCGATGCCGGCGACGCGCTGACCCTGCTCGCCGGCGGGCGGCTGCTGGGCGCGGTGTCGCTGGGCGGCGGCGCGGACATGTTCCGGCTCGCCGCAGGCGCCGCCCTGGACGGCACCGTCTCGGGTGGGGACGGCAGCGATCGCGCGGTGCTGGAACTCACCGCCGACCTCGCCATCGACGGCGACCGGCTCGGCCAGTTCGAGGTGCTGGAGGCCACCGACAGCGGCGCCCTGCGCATCGCGCGCGGCACCGCCCGGTTCGATACCGTGCTGCTCGGCGACAATGCGCTGACCGTCGATGCCGGCGCGACGCTGGTGGCCGGCAGCACCAGCTTCGGCGCGGGGGCCAACCGCCTCACGCTGGCCGGCACGTTCGCCGGCGCGGTCGATCTCGGCGCGGGCGACGACGTGCTGCGGCTGACCGGATCGCCGGCGATCTCCGGCAGCATCGATGCGGGCGCCGGCAGCGATCGCTTCGAGGTCGCCGTGTCCGGTACGGAGGCGGCGCCGACGGCGCTCGGCACGACCCGCTTCGTCAATTTCGAGGCGCTGGCGCACCAGTCCGGCGTCGCCAGCTTCGCCGGCAACCTCGATTTCGCCACCGCCGCCATCTCGGGCGGCCGGCTGATCGGCCTCGCCGGATCGCGGCTGACGGCGCCGACGATCACCGTCGCGAGCGGCGCCACCTTCGGCTCGGCCGGCGCGGTGATCGGCAACATCGTGGTCGCCGGCACGCTCAGCCCCGGCGCGTCGCCGGGCACGATGGCGGTGACGGGCAACGTCGCCCTCGCGGCGGGATCGACGACGCTGCTGGAGCTCAGCCCCTCGCTCAGCGACCAGCTGGTCGTGTCCGGCGCGGTCACGATCGCCTCGGGCGCCAGCCTGTCGCTCGTCGGCACGCGCCCGCTCACGCCGGGCATCTCGCTCGACCTGATCGTCGCTACCGGCGGCATCAGCGGCACGTTCGGCACGATCAGCCAGGCGGCGTCGGTCGGCGGCTTCCTCAGCCAGTCGGCCAATCGCCTGCAACTGCTCGGCACCTTCCGCACCGATGCCGGCTTCTCGCCACAGGTGAACGCCACGATCGGCTACGTGAACGGCGTGCTCGTCTCCGGCCAGGGCGGATCGGCCCTCGTCGCCGCGGTGCCGCAGCTGCTCGCCGCGGGTGGCGCCAGCAACCCGGATGCGTTCCGCCGTCTCTCGCCGGAAGCCTATGCGGCGGCCTCGCAGCTGGGGGCCGAGAACGGCCTGACGATCATCGAGGCGGCGCGCGCGCAGAGCCGCACCACGGCGACGTCCGCCGGCCTGTTCACCTTCGGCCAAGCGCTGACCAACCACCGCACGATCCCCGGCGACCGCCTGCAGGGCACCGCGTCCGCGCGGATGCAGACCTATGGCGGCATGGGCGGCATCGGCATCGGCGCCGAACGGGGCTGGATTGGCGCCTTCGTCGGCTATCTCGACGGTCGCCAGCGGCTCCGCGCGATCGATGCCAGGACGGACGCGGACGGCGTGATCGCCGGCGTGCAGGGGGAGGTGTCGCTCGACGCGCTCACCCTCGGCGCGCTCGTCGCCTATGACGGCGGCAAGGCGACGACGCGCCGCGCGCTGCCCGGCTCCGCCAGCGCGGCGGGGCGCTACGATCTGCACAGCTGGATCGGCGACGTCACGGCCCGCTACACGGCGATGCTGGGCGGCTGGGCGGTGCAGCCGCGCGTCGGCGTCAGCTATGTCCGGTCCACGCGCGGGCGGGTCGCCGAGAGCGGCACCGGCCCGTTCCTGCTCGACGTCGCACGCGATCGTGCGGAACGCTGGTTCGTCAACGGCGACATCGCGGTGATCGGCGGCCGCGAGGCGGGCGCACGCGTGCACCCCTACGTCTCGCTGGGCGTGCGACGGGCGATCGACGGGCGCGGCAGCCTGGCCACGGCGGCGTTGCGCGGCGCCAGCACCGGCTTCACCGTGCCGGGGGCGGCGCGCGACCGCACCGTCGCGACGGCCGGCGGCGGTATCGGCGTGGACCTCACCGGGCAGCTGAGCCTGTTCGGCACCTATGCCGGCGAGTTCGGTGACGGACCGCGCCACAACGGCCTGATCGGCTTGCGCTTCCGCATGTGA
- a CDS encoding aromatic ring-hydroxylating oxygenase subunit alpha, whose amino-acid sequence MASQSVERPGAARCPGLSVQDLLRADSRPVPDYLTRESYEFLGDEDIPTERYTSPDFFRREIDRLWPRVWQWACREEHIPEPGDYVVYDFGPYSVIVVRAEDGAIRAHRNACMHRGTQLKPSFSEGSAGQIRCPYHGWTWHLDGSLKSLPCAWDFPHVSPERYALGAVRVETWGGFVFVNLDPDAPPLAEYLAPLPGHVPGAVFEDRYIAAHVQKELNCNWKIASEAFLEAYHVMETHPQLMRTNGDANTQYDVYGDNVNRLINVAGSPSAFIEEPMTEQAILDSFLIGDRGDVTEKLMVGEGETARRIMAQFFRDTVAARGGPDLSATTDSEIVDSIAYFVFPNQQFFSGISFPIVYRFRPDGMHHDRSIFDLVILKPRPKDGTPWETAQPVRLASAQSFTTVPGMDPYIGNVYDQDTGNMEAAQRGCMTLGRPGVTLANYQEVRIRHMHRTLMKYLED is encoded by the coding sequence ATGGCCAGCCAGAGCGTGGAGCGACCGGGTGCCGCGCGGTGCCCCGGCCTGAGCGTGCAGGATCTGCTGCGCGCGGACAGCCGCCCGGTGCCCGACTATCTCACACGGGAATCGTACGAGTTTCTCGGTGACGAGGATATTCCGACCGAACGCTACACCTCCCCCGATTTCTTCCGCCGCGAGATCGACCGGCTGTGGCCGCGCGTGTGGCAGTGGGCCTGCCGCGAGGAGCATATCCCGGAGCCCGGCGACTATGTCGTCTACGATTTCGGGCCGTACTCGGTCATCGTCGTGCGGGCGGAGGACGGGGCGATCAGGGCGCATCGCAACGCCTGCATGCATCGCGGCACCCAGCTGAAGCCCAGCTTCAGCGAGGGCAGCGCCGGGCAGATCCGCTGCCCCTATCACGGCTGGACATGGCATCTCGACGGCAGCCTCAAGTCGCTGCCGTGCGCCTGGGATTTCCCGCACGTCTCGCCCGAACGCTACGCGCTCGGGGCCGTGCGGGTCGAGACGTGGGGCGGCTTCGTCTTCGTCAACCTCGATCCCGATGCGCCGCCGCTCGCCGAATATCTCGCGCCGCTGCCCGGCCACGTGCCCGGCGCCGTGTTCGAGGATCGCTACATCGCCGCGCACGTGCAGAAGGAGCTGAACTGCAACTGGAAGATCGCGTCGGAGGCGTTCCTCGAGGCCTATCACGTCATGGAGACGCACCCGCAGCTGATGCGCACCAACGGCGACGCGAACACGCAATATGATGTCTACGGCGACAATGTGAACCGCCTGATCAACGTCGCCGGATCGCCGAGCGCCTTCATCGAGGAGCCGATGACCGAGCAGGCGATCCTCGACAGCTTCCTGATCGGCGATCGCGGCGACGTGACCGAGAAGCTGATGGTCGGCGAAGGCGAGACGGCGCGGCGGATCATGGCGCAATTTTTCCGCGATACGGTGGCGGCACGCGGCGGGCCGGATCTGTCTGCCACCACCGACAGCGAGATCGTCGATTCGATCGCGTACTTCGTCTTCCCCAACCAGCAATTCTTCTCGGGCATCTCCTTTCCGATCGTCTACCGCTTCCGGCCGGACGGGATGCACCACGATCGATCGATCTTCGATCTCGTCATCCTGAAGCCCAGGCCGAAGGACGGCACGCCGTGGGAGACCGCGCAGCCGGTGCGCCTCGCCTCCGCGCAGTCCTTCACCACGGTGCCGGGCATGGATCCGTATATCGGCAACGTCTACGATCAGGATACCGGCAACATGGAAGCGGCGCAGCGTGGCTGCATGACGCTCGGCCGGCCGGGCGTCACGCTGGCCAATTATCAGGAGGTCCGCATCCGCCACATGCATCGGACCCTGATGAAATATCTCGAAGATTGA